The DNA window CTCCTGCCCGATACGCAACGACGCGGCCCGCTTGGTCGCGCCATACCAGTATCGGGCGTCCTGCACCGCCCGGATCGCGGTATCCAGGCAGTCGTCCAGGGTGTAGGCGGCGCTGCCCACGTTGGCCGCAGCGGCTCCGATCGAGTCGGTATTCCATTGCTGCAGTTGAGAAATGGTCGGACGCATCATCGCTCCTGAAGTTGCAGCAGGCCACCGGCCGCCCCGTGATCGGTAGCGGCGGCCTCGACGTTGAAGGCACGCAGCCGTGCACTCAGGTCACCGAGTCGAGCGCCGATGGACCGGGCCGCATTCTCCGCCGGCTGCTGGACGGCGCGTAGCGCGGCGACGACGCTGCTCGCCGGTCCGGTCGTCGCACCGAGGGTATCGAAGGCGATGCTGTGCACCACGACGTGCTGTTGATGCCAGGTGTCGGCGATCGCGGTGACCTCCTCCTGTTCGATGCCGAAATGGGTGATCGACGTGAAGTTGCTCATGGGAACCTCCATCGGTGTGGCAATGCCACGGTGAACGCGATGACGCCGGATGTCCGGCTGTGAGGTTGGACGTGTGGTGGTTGCACCGGGTTCCGAGGTTCTCCACAGCCGGCGCGATGAGGTCCGGGGCGGACCGGCCGGAGGCCGGCAAAGGTGTCACACCGGCCGGACGCGAGGAGGATGTCACACCGGCCGGAGGCCGGCAAGGATGTCACGGTGCCCCCGGCAGGACTCGAACCTGCGACCTCGGGATTAGAAGGCCCTTGCTCTATCCACCTGAGCTACGGAGGCTTGGGTCGGTGGTCACCACCGGCCGCCTGTTCGATCGTCGACCCAACAGGCAGTTGGAGTCTACGACATGGGTCACCGTCGGGTCGCACGCCTCGGATGGTGCGGCGTGGCCACGATCGGGCACGTCCTACAGTTGAGGGATGACCCGCACGACGCCGCAACCGGCGACCGAGCCGGTTCGCGACTCGATGCGTGAACCGCGCGGAGCCGTCGCCGGAGTGCTCTGGGCAAGCACCTGGATCGCCGCGGTGATGGCGATTGCCGTCACCGGGGTCTCTGCCGTCTCCGCGTTGCAGCTGGCCGGCGTTCCCGATCCCGGCGCGCTGACCACCTATGGCGTGCCCGCGGTGACGGCCATCGGCGAGGTCGCTGCGGCGATCGCGCTCGGGTCGGCGGTGTTCGCCGCATTCTTCGTGCCACCGCAGGGCGACGGCGTACTCGACGTCGGTGGTTTCCGGGCGATCCGGGTCGCGTCGAGCGCCGCGTTGATCTGGGCGATCTGCGCTGTGCTGATGATGCCGTTGTCGGTGTCCAACGTGAGCGGTCAACCGCTGTCCACCACCATGCGGCCGGACAATCTGATCAAGGTGTACGGGCAGGTGGCCGACGTCGGAACGTGGATGTGGACCGCGATCTTCGCGGTTATCGCGGCCGTGGTCGCGCGCGTCACGCTCCGGTGGGGACTCACCTTCATCACCATCGCGTTCTCCGTGCTCAGCCTGATGCCGGTGGCGCTGGCCGGTCATTCGTCGACGGGCGGCAACCATGATCTGGCGACCAACAGCCTGATCCTGCACATCGTCGGGGCCACCTTGTGGATGGGTGGCCTGGCGGCCGTCGTGACCTATGCACTTGCGATGGGCCGGTGGCGTTCCCTCGCGGTGCGACGGTATTCGCGGGTCGCGTTCTGGTGCATCGTGGTGGTGGGTGTCAGTGGCGTCATCAACGCATTGGTCCGGGTGCCGGTGGGTGATCTGTTCAGTGACACCTATGGACGGCTGGTGCTGGCGAAGACGGCGGCGCTGGTGGTGCTCGGCGCGCTGGGGGCGTGGCATCGGCGGTCCACGATCGCCCGGCTCGAGAGCGATCCGCCCGGACGATCGGCATTCGTTCGTTTCGGTCTGGTGGAAGTCGTCGTGTTTGCGCTCACCTTCGGGCTCGCTGTTGGCCTGTCACGCACACCGCCTCCGGACCTGGCGAGCACCGATCTGACGGTCGTGGAGAGTGAGATCGGTTACCGGCTCGACGCGCCGCCGTCGTTCGGCCGGATCATGACCGACTGGCGATTCGACCTCATCTTCGGAACCTTCGCGATCGTTGCCGCCCTGGTCTACCTCCGCGGTGTGGTGCGGTTGCGCCGCCGTGGCGACGGGTGGCCGGTCGGTCGGACGGTGGCGTGGCTGCTCGGGTGTGCGCTGCTGCTTTTCGCGACGTCGTCGGGCCTGGGTCGCTACGGTCCGGCGATGTTCAGCGTGCACATGATCGCGCACATGATGTTGTCGATGATGATCCCGGTCCTGCTGGTCCTCGGCGGCCCGGTCACCCTGGCGTTGCGTGCGCTGCCACCGGCCGGCCGCGGCAATCCGCCGGGCCCGCGAGAATGGATTCAGGCCGCCATCCACAGCGCGCCGTCGCGCTTTTTGACCCATCCGCTCGTCGCCGCGGTGATGTTCGTCGGCAGCTTCTATCTGCTCTACCTGGGCGGACTATTCGAGGCGGTGGTTCCGTATCACGCGGCGCATCTGCTGATGAACCTGCATTTCCTGCTCAGCGGTTATCTCTTCTACTGGCTGGTGATCGGTATCGATCCGGCTCCGCGTCAGGTGTCGCCGGTGGCCAAACTCGGGATCGTCTGGGGCTCGCTGCCGTTCCACGCCTTCTTCGGAGTGGCGTTGATGATGACGAGTGCGGTGATCGCCGAGTCCTACTACCGCGGCCTGAACCTACCGTGGAATTCCGACCTGTACGCCGACCAGCGGGTGGGCGGTGGAATCGCCTGGGCGGCAGGTGAAATACCCCTCGTGGTGATCATGCTCGCGCTGCTGGTGCAGTGGCGACGCACCGATGACCGACAGGCCCGACGCTACGATCGGCGTGCCGAACGCGACCACGACGCCGAACTCGGCGACTACAACGAGATGCTCAAACAACTCAACAGCGGTCGCTGACATCGGCTCGAATCCGCCGAGTTGTCCACAGATCGCGGCGACGAGGCCGTGAGTGCCGGGTGACGGTCGATGCTGTTGTGCAGCCACACATCCCGTGGCCACACAACATGCAGGAGGCCGGACATGTTCGAGACCTACACGACGATCATCGGAACCGTGGTGTCGGAGCCCAAGCGACGACAGACCTCGACGGG is part of the Gordonia bronchialis DSM 43247 genome and encodes:
- a CDS encoding cytochrome c oxidase assembly protein, with protein sequence MTRTTPQPATEPVRDSMREPRGAVAGVLWASTWIAAVMAIAVTGVSAVSALQLAGVPDPGALTTYGVPAVTAIGEVAAAIALGSAVFAAFFVPPQGDGVLDVGGFRAIRVASSAALIWAICAVLMMPLSVSNVSGQPLSTTMRPDNLIKVYGQVADVGTWMWTAIFAVIAAVVARVTLRWGLTFITIAFSVLSLMPVALAGHSSTGGNHDLATNSLILHIVGATLWMGGLAAVVTYALAMGRWRSLAVRRYSRVAFWCIVVVGVSGVINALVRVPVGDLFSDTYGRLVLAKTAALVVLGALGAWHRRSTIARLESDPPGRSAFVRFGLVEVVVFALTFGLAVGLSRTPPPDLASTDLTVVESEIGYRLDAPPSFGRIMTDWRFDLIFGTFAIVAALVYLRGVVRLRRRGDGWPVGRTVAWLLGCALLLFATSSGLGRYGPAMFSVHMIAHMMLSMMIPVLLVLGGPVTLALRALPPAGRGNPPGPREWIQAAIHSAPSRFLTHPLVAAVMFVGSFYLLYLGGLFEAVVPYHAAHLLMNLHFLLSGYLFYWLVIGIDPAPRQVSPVAKLGIVWGSLPFHAFFGVALMMTSAVIAESYYRGLNLPWNSDLYADQRVGGGIAWAAGEIPLVVIMLALLVQWRRTDDRQARRYDRRAERDHDAELGDYNEMLKQLNSGR